A genomic region of Arachis hypogaea cultivar Tifrunner chromosome 5, arahy.Tifrunner.gnm2.J5K5, whole genome shotgun sequence contains the following coding sequences:
- the LOC112801987 gene encoding uncharacterized protein — NTPDILSQIKKKPYPALTCSVKVVCPALLLYRSVVFIHSRRRRLWRRLGGRPSVASFSLRCSVLFCGLLRCLPVKALTVPRLASPRCAAPRRHLDSSTSALGAILHVISTSLLGITAITMANTIAGEETVYKLASMLLVVLGGGYVILFLNGKGGHSHSHNQPMEKMVVAGLILVPAFCLLVLRRFRYFSPRLAVTSTHQLSERSSSTKLFSFLEPNLSHSTLLAGYFSKHLV, encoded by the exons aaTACTCCTGATATTTTatcccaaataaaaaaaaaaccctatCCAGCCCTAACTTGCTCTGTGAAGGTCGTGTGCCCTGCGCTTCTTCTCTATCGGTCCGTAGTCTTCATCCATAGTCGTCGTCGTCGTCTGTGGCGGAGGCTTGGTGGTCGGCCGTCTGTCGCATCCTTCTCCCTGCGCTGCTCTGTTCTATTCTGTGGTCTTCTGCGTTGTTTGCCTGTCAAAGCCCTCACCGTGCCTCGCCTCGCGTCACCTCGCTGCGCCGCGCCTCGCCGTCACCTCGACTCATCAACTT CTGCGCTTGGAGCAATTTTGCATGTAATATCCACTTCACTGCTTGGCATAACAGCAATCACGATGGCAAACACCATTGCTGGTGAAGAAACAGTGTATAAGCTTGCATCAATGCTACTTGTAGTTCTTGGTGGTGGttatgttattttgtttttaaatggAAAGGGTGGCCATAGTCATTCACATAACCAACCCATGGAGAAAATGGTTGTAGCAGgacttatccttgttcctgcatTTTGTCTCCTTGTGCTACGACGCTTCCGGTATTTCTCGCCGCGCCTCGCCGTCACCTCGACTCATCAACTT TCTGAGAGATCGAGCTCAACAAAATTATTCTCCTTCTTGGAGCCTAATCTTTCTCATAGCACCTTGTTGGCTGGCTACTTTAGCAAG CATTTGGTCTAA